One window from the genome of Vespula pensylvanica isolate Volc-1 chromosome 11, ASM1446617v1, whole genome shotgun sequence encodes:
- the LOC122633057 gene encoding uncharacterized protein LOC122633057 isoform X2, whose translation MIEIIILFLGVYGTIAAPYEPLTDREFRTLGNDADDDTEVVEARLPGSTNLNEKALPISRLYVIETDSLPGNQNLKERTQIRAILPGTQNLAEKSIPDYVLKRMANPENRRISSHPDFEEIPIQ comes from the coding sequence ATAATTATACTGTTTCTTGGCGTTTACGGAACGATCGCTGCTCCGTACGAGCCGCTCACGGATCGTGAATTCCGCACGCTAGGTAATGACGCGGACGATGACACCGAAGTCGTCGAAGCTCGTCTTCCCGGTTCGACGAATTTAAATGAGAAAGCGTTACCGATATCTCGTCTTTACGTTATCGAAACCGATAGCTTACCAGGCaatcaaaatttaaaagaaagaactcaGATACGCGCGATTCTACCTGGTACTCAAAATCTTGCGGAAAAAAGTATACCCGATTACGTGCTTAAAAGGATGGCCAATCCGGAAAATCGTCGTATCTCCAGTCATCctgatttcgaagaaattcctATTCAATGA